A genomic region of Podarcis raffonei isolate rPodRaf1 chromosome 13, rPodRaf1.pri, whole genome shotgun sequence contains the following coding sequences:
- the LOC128399288 gene encoding olfactory receptor 11G2-like: MELANGTMVQEFILLGFQVGPQGRLLLLIFFTAVYTLTLAENFIIIMIVVHDARLARLPMYILLSNFSWLEMCYVTSTAPRMLFDLSFPGGVISFHACFLQFYIYFSLGTSECLFLSAMALDRFLAICHPLRYPQIMTPDFCYVLVAACWIFGFLCYIVPVFLISRLSFCGSNILDHFVCDSDQLLAVACPPLGYLPLFCFIVTSCVIMVTFLFIVVSYACVVFTLAKRSKESTGIKGFSTVSSHLAVVAFFYGSVAALYLGHSGESHSDNTKVMTLFYASLVPMLNPLIYCLRNNQVKEALFQLLRTKRVM; encoded by the coding sequence ATGGAGCTGGCCAATGGCACCATGGTGCAGGAATTCATTCTGCTGGGCTTCCAAGTTGGACCACAGGGACGCCTGCTCCTTCTCATCTTCTTCACAGCAGTCTACACCCTCACGTTGGCTGAgaacttcatcatcatcatgatagtGGTTCATGATGCTCGCCTGGCTCGCCTGCCCATGTACATCTTGCTGAGCAACTTCTCCTGGCTGGAGATGTGTTATGTGACGTCCACTGCACCACGGATGCTCTTTGACTTGTCCTTCCCAGGTGGGGTCATCTCCTTCCATGCTTGCTTCCTCCAGTTTTACATCTATTTCTCCCTTGGTACTTCTGAATGCCTGTTCCTCTCAGCCATGGCCTTGGACCGTTTTTTGGCCATCTGCCACCCACTGCGCTACCCACAAATTATGACCCCAGATTTCTGCTATGTCCTGGTGGCTGCATGTTGGATTTTCGGTTTCCTGTGCTACATTGTACCAGTGTTTTTGATCTCCAGGTTGTCCTTCTGTGGCTCCAATATACTTGATCACTTTGTGTGTGACTCTGACCAACTCTTAGCAGTGGCCTGTCCTCCCCTGGGGTACCTCCCCCTCTTCTGCTTCATTGTCACCTCTTGTGTGATTATGGTCACCTTCCTTTTCATTGTGGTCTCCTATGCATGTGTAGTATTCACCCTGGCAAAAAGATCCAAGGAGAGCACTGGCATCAAGGGTTTTTCTACAGTGTCTTCCCACCTAGCAGTGGTGGCATTCTTTTATGGATCTGTGGCGGCTCTGTATCTAGGGCACAGTGGAGAGAGTCACAGCGACAACACGAAAGTGATGACTCTATTTTATGCTTCTCTGGTCCCTATGCTCAACCCCCTCATCTACTGTCTCAGGAATAATCAAGTGAAAGAAGCATTGTTCCAGTTGTTGAGAACAAAGAGGGTGATGTAG
- the LOC128399493 gene encoding olfactory receptor 11G2-like has product MELANGTMVQEFILVGFQVGPQGRLLLLIFFTAVYTLTLAENFIIIMIVVHDARLARLPMYILLSNFSWLEMCYVTSTAPRMLFDLSFPGGVISFHACFLQFYIYFSLGTSECLFLSAMALDRFLAICHPLRYPQIMTPDFCYALVAACWIFGFLCYIAPVFLISRLSFCGSNILDHFVCDSGQLLSVACPPLGHLPLFCFLVSSSVILVTFLFIVVSYACVVFTLVKTSNESTGIKGFSTVSSHLAVVTLFYGSVAAMYIGHSGESHSDNAKVMALFYTAFAPMLNPLIYCLRNDQVKEALFRLLRTKRVM; this is encoded by the coding sequence ATGGAGCTGGCCAATGGGACCATGGTGCAGGAATTCATTCTGGTGGGCTTCCAAGTTGGACCACAGGGACGCCTGCTCCTTCTCATCTTCTTCACAGCAGTCTACACCCTCACGTTGGCTGAgaacttcatcatcatcatgatcgtGGTTCATGATGCTCGCCTGGCTCGCCTGCCCATGTACATCTTGCTGAGCAACTTCTCCTGGCTGGAGATGTGTTATGTCACTTCCACTGCACCACGGATGCTCTTTGACTTGTCCTTCCCAGGTGGGGTCATCTCCTTCCATGCTTGCTTCCTCCAGTTTTACATCTATTTCTCCCTTGGTACTTCTGAATGCCTGTTCCTGTCAGCCATGGCCTTGGACCGATTTTTGGCCATCTGCCACCCACTGCGCTACCCACAAATTATGACCCCAGATTTCTGCTATGCCCTGGTGGCTGCATGTTGGATTTTCGGTTTCCTGTGCTACATTGCACCAGTGTTTTTGATCTCCAGGCTGTCCTTCTGTGGCTCCAATATACTTGATCACTTTGTGTGTGACTCTGGTCAACTCCTTTCTGTGGCCTGTCCTCCACTTGGGCACCTCCCCCTCTTCTGCTTCCTTGTCAGCTCTTCTGTGATTCTGGTTACTTTCCTGTTCATTGTGGTCTCCTATGCATGTGTAGTATTCACCCTGGTGAAAACATCTAATGAGAGCACTGGTATCAAGGGTTTTTCTACAGTGTCTTCCCACCTAGCAGTGGTGACACTCTTTTATGGATCTGTGGCAGCTATGTATATAGGGCACAGTGGAGAGAGTCACAGTGACAACGCTAAAGTGATGGCTCTCTTCTATACTGCTTTTGCTCCTATGCTCAACCCCCTCATCTACTGTCTCAGGAATGATCAGGTGAAGGAAGCATTGTTCCGGTTGTTGAGAACAAAGAGGGTAATGTAG